CGAAGGAGTTCATTGGCCACATCGTCGAGAGCGGGCTCAAGGACCCCATCGTGATGGCTGGCTCCAGCGATGGGGGAGCCCATCTCGCGTCGTTCACCGGCGCCGACTACTCGACGCGTCTTCTCACGGAGTGGGTGCCGAAGACTCTTTCGTTGGAGCAGGCGATCTGGCGACTCACGGGGATGCCGGCCACCGTGCACGGTCTGCGGGACCGGGGATTCCTGCGGACCGGCGCGTGGGCCGACATCGTCGTCTACGACCCGGCCCGGCTCGCGTGCGGCGAGGCTCACCTCGTGCGCGATTTCCCTGCGGAGACCGAGCGCTACGTCGTGAAGGCCGAGGGCTACGTCGCCACAGTCGTGAACGGCGAGATCGTCATGCAAGAGGGCGAGCCGACGGGCGCCCTTCCCGGGCATTTCATTCGGGGCGCCTGAACGGGGGTGCAGTTGGGGCCTGACCGGTTCCGGGTCGGGTTCCTATTCCTCGTCGACCTTCCAGTCGGGCTTCCTCTTCGCAGCGAACGCGCGGGGGCCCTCGGCGGAGTCGGGGTGCGACCAGTGGAGGTAGATCTCCCGCCACCCGCGCTCGAGCGCATCGTTTAGCCCCTGGTCGAGTGACTGCCACAACGCCCGCTTGCTCGCTGCAATCGTGGCGGGGGAGAAGCCGGCGATCGTGTCGGCCAGCTCGCGCGCGCGCGCCATGAGACCCGGTCCGGGCACGACTTCGCTGACGAGCCCGAGTTCGAGGGCTCGCTTCGTGTTCATCCGCTCGGTGCCCGACAGGAGCATCATGCGCATGACCTCGCCGAACGGAACCTTCCGCGCGAGGCCGATCGTCTCCAGAGCGAAGACTTGGCCGATCTTCACGTGGGTGTCGAAGAAGGTCGCGTGTTCCGCGGCCAGGATGAGATCGCCGTCTGCGATGAAGTGGAGGCCGGCGCCGAGGCACATGCCGTTGATGGCGACGATCACCGGCTTGTCGAAGCCGTCGTGCAGACAGTCGGTTGGCGAGCCGCGGTAGTAGGGGCCCTTCGTGGAGCCGCCGATGGTCCCGCTCTCGGTGGTGTCCTTCATGTCGGCACCCGCGCAGAAGACCTTCTCGCCGGCGCCGGTCAGGATGACGACGCGTACTTCGGTGTCCCCGGCGGCCAGGGCGAAGGCTGCGGGGATCTCGGTGTGGAGGAGGTTCTGGTTCAGCGCGTTCATGCGCTCGGGGCGGTCCAGCGTGATCGTGAGGATGTGTCCGTCCTTCTCGTAGCGAAGATCCTTAAATTCCATTGGGCCTCCTCGGGTGCGTTTCTAGATAGCAGGGTCGGGGCGCCGCGACGAAGGCTCCGTGCTATTGAATGATGCGAGGAATGGCGGGCCAGAGCTACAGCATTATCGGGACCGGGGCGCTCGGGGGATACTACGGCGCTCGTCTGGCGCACGCCGGCCGCACGGTCCGATTTCTGGTGAACCGCGACTACGAGCACGTGCGGCGACATGGCTTGCGAGTCGATTCGATCCACGGAGACTTCTCGCTCGCCGAGCCGGAGGTCTATGCCCTTCCCGAGGGCATGCCCGCGAGCGACGTCGTTGTCGTCGGTTTGAAGACGACGCGGAACTCGCTTCTCCCGACGCTTCTACCGCCGGCGACGAGCCGAGATGCGCTGGTTCTCAGCATGCAGAATGGCCTCGGCATCGAGGCGGACGTCGCGAAGGCGGTTCCGGGGCGCACGATTATCGGTGGCCTCGCGTTCTTGTGTTCCAACAAGGTGGGCGCCGGACACGTGAAGCACTTGGACTACGGGGACGTCCGCCTGGCCGAATACCGCGCGGACGGGCAACCCGCCGGAATCACGCCCGCAGTGCGTGCGGTTGCCGAGGATTTCCGAGCGGCTGGTGTCGGGGTCGCCCTCGAGGCCGATCTCGATACCGCGCGCTGGAAGAAGCTCGTCTGGAACGTGCCCTATAACGGGCTCTGCGTCGTTCGGAACGTAACCACCGACGTCGTGATGGCCGACCCGAAAACGCGGGAGCGGGTTGAGCACATCATGCTCGAGGTGCTGGCGATCGCGGCCGCCCGCGGCCACCCCATTCCCACGGACTTCGTACGAACGATGCTCGATTTCACGGCGAAGATGGCACCTTACGATCCCAGCATGAAGCTCGACTACGAGGGTGGTCGGCCGCTCGAGATCGAGGCGCTCTACGCGCGGCCGCTGCGCGCGGCACGGGACGCGGGAGTCTCCTGTCCGCTCACCCTGGAGTTGTACGAGCAGCTTCTGCAGTTGGACCCGGCGGTTCGCGGCTCAGTCTGAGGGATCCGGCCACAGGGACAACGCGGCGCCGCCGAGGAAGCTCGCCTGAGCGGCGTCGTCGAGGCGCGAGCAGGCATGTCGGGCGAAAGCGACCATCTCTGCGTAGGAGCGATCGTGCGTTTGGGGGTAGTCGGATCCCCAGAGAAGTCGACCGGGGCCGAAGATGGTGTGCAGATGGTCGACGAAGTCGCGCACGTCGTCGCCGCTCCGTTCGATTGCCCCCAGGAGATGCGTCGAGACTTTGAGGTGCAGGTTCGGATGCCGGGTGAGCGCGCACAGCGTCGTCGCGCCCTGGAAGGGGGGGCCCCCTCGGAGATCCGGGAACCCGCAGTGATCGAGGGCGACCTTCGCTCGGGGATGTGCGGCGAGCAGGTTCTCGAGCTTCGGCATCTGGTTGGAGAGTAGGGTCGCCACGATCGGGATCCCGAGCTGGGTTGCAACGTCGATCACGGCGACTCCGGGAGCCTCGTCGAGCCATGTGGATTCTGGATGCGTGATCGTGAACAGGCGTACGCCCCGAGCTCCGTGGTCGACGACGAGCCGCTCGAGCGTCTTGGGGGCGGTCGGATCCAAGGGGTCTACGATGCAGACCGATCCGAGCCTGGGGGAATGCTCGCTCGCGGCATCGAGGCAGTACGAATTGTCGTAGGAGTACGCGCCCATGGCTTGGACGGCGACGGTCCGATCAATGCCGGCGGCATCGCCCGCCGCGATCAGATCCTCGGCCGACACCGCATGGGTGTCGAACCAGCGGGCGGGTGCGCCGTCTCCCTGAGGCAGGCCGTAGGGCCGCAATGGATACCGCTCCCGATCGGGCGAGACGATGTGCGTATGGGTATCGACGATCAACGCTCCTAGCGGTACGAGGAGAAGGAAGTGGGATCAACCATTGGCGCTGGAGTCTGAATGAACGAATCGAATCGAGCGGTGATCCGGGCCGAGGTCCGGAAGCAGGCAACGGGCCCCGGCGGTCTCTGTGAACTCGTCCGTGAGCCGGTCCTCGGCTGCGAACTGGAGGTGTTCAAGACGCGAAAGCGTTCTCTGCGCGAGTTGCTCGCGGCCTCCGGCGACCGTGAGGGCGTCGAGTATCTCGTCGACCACGAGCGTCGGATCACGTACCCGGAGCACGTGCGGTTGGTCGCATCGGTCGCTGCGGCGCTGCGGGACGAGTACGATGTGCAGAAGGGGGACCGCGTCGCGATCCTCGCCGCGAATTGCGCGGCCTGGCCGATCGCCTTCTGGGCGACGGTGAGTCTCGGTGGGGTCGTCGCGGCGCTGAACGGCTGGTGGACGGCCGATGAGATCGAGTACGGCCTCTCGGACAGTGCTCCGAAGCTGCTCATCGGCGACCGGAAGCGGCTCGCCCGTCTCGAAGGGACGGGCATCGACGTGCCTACGTTGGAGATCGAGAGCGGCTTCGCCGCGCTTGAGAACTTTGCGGTGGACGCCTCCTTGCCGGACGTCGAGCTCGCGGAGGACGACCCGGCGACGATTCTCTACACGAGCGGGACGACAGGTCGGCCGA
This DNA window, taken from Candidatus Binatia bacterium, encodes the following:
- a CDS encoding enoyl-CoA hydratase-related protein, which codes for MEFKDLRYEKDGHILTITLDRPERMNALNQNLLHTEIPAAFALAAGDTEVRVVILTGAGEKVFCAGADMKDTTESGTIGGSTKGPYYRGSPTDCLHDGFDKPVIVAINGMCLGAGLHFIADGDLILAAEHATFFDTHVKIGQVFALETIGLARKVPFGEVMRMMLLSGTERMNTKRALELGLVSEVVPGPGLMARARELADTIAGFSPATIAASKRALWQSLDQGLNDALERGWREIYLHWSHPDSAEGPRAFAAKRKPDWKVDEE
- a CDS encoding putative 2-dehydropantoate 2-reductase, which codes for MAGQSYSIIGTGALGGYYGARLAHAGRTVRFLVNRDYEHVRRHGLRVDSIHGDFSLAEPEVYALPEGMPASDVVVVGLKTTRNSLLPTLLPPATSRDALVLSMQNGLGIEADVAKAVPGRTIIGGLAFLCSNKVGAGHVKHLDYGDVRLAEYRADGQPAGITPAVRAVAEDFRAAGVGVALEADLDTARWKKLVWNVPYNGLCVVRNVTTDVVMADPKTRERVEHIMLEVLAIAAARGHPIPTDFVRTMLDFTAKMAPYDPSMKLDYEGGRPLEIEALYARPLRAARDAGVSCPLTLELYEQLLQLDPAVRGSV
- a CDS encoding amidohydrolase family protein; protein product: MIVDTHTHIVSPDRERYPLRPYGLPQGDGAPARWFDTHAVSAEDLIAAGDAAGIDRTVAVQAMGAYSYDNSYCLDAASEHSPRLGSVCIVDPLDPTAPKTLERLVVDHGARGVRLFTITHPESTWLDEAPGVAVIDVATQLGIPIVATLLSNQMPKLENLLAAHPRAKVALDHCGFPDLRGGPPFQGATTLCALTRHPNLHLKVSTHLLGAIERSGDDVRDFVDHLHTIFGPGRLLWGSDYPQTHDRSYAEMVAFARHACSRLDDAAQASFLGGAALSLWPDPSD